From the genome of Metarhizium brunneum chromosome 4, complete sequence, one region includes:
- the FCR1 gene encoding Fluconazole resistance protein 1, whose protein sequence is MAHEKTGFHMHRSSLPTAKMRTLIPGEEQPKSQTSNESQGGTSSLLRRPRYDRVRAACERCRVKKSKCDNGRPCSRCKDDGVFCTTSTGKKKEYKQPPPGYAEILENNHYTLIATIYKLYDMVRSNQSWDRQEPDLNQEGQPVIHTIARLLGCARRVDDTISVGASLPETESDMVDLACQLLHHQRSQGQSPPATDADGSLPSSLDSPPYEPTSQTTFLDTAACVATVPTPSFAENSDEDSRTPSRNLQVNGPYGTCITPELFLTGSVFQDWGAGLEPCNIEQYGAREIFDDDSMSQGDPIEWQSFLLSLLS, encoded by the exons ATGGCACACGAAAAGACTGGATTCCACATGCACAGGTCTTCACTTCCTACAGCCAAAATGAGAACCCTAATACCAGGGGAAGAGCAACCAAAATCGCAGACGTCAAACGAATCACAGGGAGGGACGTCGTCCCTGCTAAGACGGCCACGATACGACCGTGTTAGGGCGGCCTGCGAGAGGTGCCGTGTTAAAAAGTCCAAG TGCGACAATGGCCGCCCATGCTCTCGGTGCAAGGACGACGGTGTGTTCTGTACGACGAGTacaggaaagaagaaggaataCAAACAACCACCCCCAGG ATATGCTGAAATCCTCGAAAACAATCACTATACACTCATTGCAACCATATATAAGCTATACGATATGGTGCGTAGCAACCAATCGTGGGACCGACAGGAACCAGACCTGAACCAAGAGGGGCAGCCAGTTATACACACTATTGCTCGTTTACTAGGATGCGCCCGCCGTGTCGATGATACTATTTCCGTGGGAGCAAGTCTTCCGGAGACAGAGTCCGACATGGTAGACCTAGCTTGCCAACTGCTTCACCACCAGCGTTCCCAAGGACAAAGTCCCCCCGCGACGGATGCAGATGGCTCATTACCGTCCAGTTTAGACTCCCCGCCATATGAACCGACAAGTCAAACGACATTCCTGGATACCGCAGCCTGTGTGGCTACTGTACCTACGCCAAGCTTTGCCGAAAATTCCGATGAGGACTCTAGGACCCCATCCCGCAATCTTCAAGTAAACGGCCCGTACGGCACGTGTATTACCCCCGAATTATTCCTTACGGGATCAGTATTCCAGGACTGGGGCGCCGGGTTGGAGCCTTGCAACATAGAACAGTATGGTGCTCGAGAGATTTTTGATGACGATTCCATGTCACAAGGCGATCCTATCGAGTGGCAAAGCTTTCTGCTTTCTCTGTTGAGTTAA
- the GCY1 gene encoding Glycerol 2-dehydrogenase, producing the protein MANQTSRTYTLNTGAKIPAIGLGTWQSKPSEVQEAVEAALRRGYRHIDTAAAYGNEKQVGAGIKASGVPRSSIWLTTKLNNPDQTRAAAALDESLANLGTDYVDLYLVHWPAATDPDDNTKLVPDWDFVDTWREMQRLATTGRARNIGVSNFGIAHLEKLLADESCKIVPAVNQIELHPCNPSPKLVAYNTARGIHSTGYSCLGSTDSPLHTNQTLLEVARAKGRTPQQVLLAWGLQKGWSVIPKSVTPARIEANFALDGWCLTDGEVASLDAVEERFKVCKDAWLPVRVFFGDDE; encoded by the exons ATGGCGAACCAAACCTC CCGCACATATACGCTCAACACGGGAGCCAAAATCCCCGCCATCGGCCTGGGAACATGGCAATCCAAGCCCAGCGAAGTCCaggaggccgtcgaggccgctCTCCGCCGCGGCTACCGCCACATCGACACGGCAGCAGCATACGGCAACGAGAAGCAAGTCGGCGCGGGCATCAAGGCGTCGGGCGTGCCGCGCTCCTCCATCTGGCTCACGACCAAGCTCAACAACCCTGACCAGacgcgcgccgccgccgcgctggACGAGAGCCTCGCGAACCTGGGCACCGACTACGTCGACCTGTACCTCGTGCactggccggcggcgacggaccCAGACGACAACACCAAGCTCGTGCCGGACTGGGACTTTGTCGACACCTGGCGCGAGATGCAGAGGCTCGCAACCACGGGCAGGGCGCGCAACATTGGCGTGtccaactttggcatcgcccacctggagaagctgctggccGACGAGAGCTGCAAG ATCGTCCCCGCCGTCAACCAGATCGAGCTGCACCCCTGCAACCCGTCGCCCAAGCTCGTGGCCTACAACACGGCCAGGGGCATCCACAGCACGGGCTACTCGTGCCTGGGCTCGACCGACTCGCCGCTGCACACGAACCAGACGCTGCTCGAGGTCGCCCGCGCCAAGGGCCGCACGCCGCAGCAGGTGCTCCTCGCGTGGGGGCTGCAAAAGGGCTGGAGCGTCATCCCCAAGAGCGTCACGCCCGCGCGCATCGAGGCCAACTTTGCCCTGGACGGGTGGTGCCTGACCGACGGCGAGGTCGCGAGCCtggacgccgtcgaggagcgCTTCAAGGTCTGCAAGGACGCCTGGCTGCCTGTCAGGGTGTTtttcggcgacgacgagtga
- the RDO1 gene encoding Glyoxalase domain-containing protein RDO1: protein MSKPLAPVKDIDHLVLTCSDMQATITFYTKYLGMTLETFTSQATPSIQRSALKFGTHKINLHQRGKEFEPKAQTAQPGTADLCFLVADGVDLDRVVKGFESAGVEVLEAGRVVGRTGAMGAMRSVYVRDPDGNLVELSRYL from the exons ATGAGCAAGCCTCTTGCGCCCGTAAAGGACATCGACCACCTGGTGCTCACCTGCAGCGACATGCAAGCCACCATCACCTTCTACACCAAATACCTCGGCATGACACTCGAGACATTCACCTCGCAAGCGACGCCGTCTATCCAGCGGAGCGCGTTGAAGTTTGGCACGCACAAGATCAATCTGCATCAGAGGGGCAAGGAGTTTGAACCCAAGGCGCAGACGGCGCAGCCGGGGACGGCGGATTTGTGCTTTCTCGTGGCCGACGGCGTTGATTTGGATCGTGTTGTGAAGGGGTTTGAGAGCGCTGGTGTGGAGGTGCTCGAGGCGGGCAGGGTGGTGGGGAGAACAGGAGCAATGGGAGCCATGAGGAGCGTCTATGTTCGGGATCCGGATGGGAATCTAGTAGA GCTGTCGAGGTATCTCTGA